From a single Gimesia fumaroli genomic region:
- a CDS encoding WD40/YVTN/BNR-like repeat-containing protein, which translates to MSASVHLATRKGLFRFDRGPSGWEMSRHDFVGENVSMVLHDSRDEKTYAALNHGHFGVKLHRSTDGGENWEECPVPVYPEGATKAADPFSPDSEPKPASLNEIWSLEAGGADQPGRLWCGTIPGGLFRSDDCGSSWQLVESLWDLPERQEWFGGGKDDPGIHSICVHPENSQRVAIGISCGGVWVTDNDGASWTLKADGMHAEYMPPDQAGNPNIQDAHRMVQSPSDPDTYWIQHHNGVFRTTDGANSWQEVTGIQPAKFGFAVVVHPRQPETAWFVPGVKDECRVPVDGEFVVARTIDGGVTTEVLTKGLPGKQSFDIVYRHALDIDETGDVLAVGSTTGNLWISANGGDAWQVISNYLPPVYCVRFVKS; encoded by the coding sequence ATGAGTGCTTCGGTTCATCTTGCCACGCGGAAAGGTCTGTTTCGCTTTGATCGCGGTCCCAGTGGCTGGGAGATGAGCCGACATGATTTCGTCGGCGAAAATGTCTCGATGGTCTTGCATGACTCGCGGGACGAAAAAACGTACGCCGCACTGAACCATGGTCATTTTGGTGTGAAGCTGCATCGCAGTACCGACGGAGGTGAGAACTGGGAAGAGTGTCCCGTGCCCGTCTACCCGGAAGGAGCTACTAAAGCGGCGGACCCCTTTTCCCCAGATAGTGAACCGAAACCTGCCAGCCTGAATGAAATCTGGTCGCTCGAAGCGGGCGGCGCGGATCAGCCGGGACGGCTCTGGTGTGGTACGATTCCCGGCGGCCTGTTTCGTTCCGACGATTGTGGCTCCAGCTGGCAGCTGGTGGAAAGTTTGTGGGATCTTCCTGAACGACAAGAATGGTTTGGTGGCGGTAAAGATGATCCGGGCATTCATTCGATTTGCGTGCATCCGGAAAACAGTCAACGCGTGGCGATCGGGATATCCTGTGGCGGCGTGTGGGTGACAGACAATGATGGAGCAAGCTGGACCCTGAAAGCAGACGGCATGCACGCGGAATATATGCCCCCCGATCAGGCCGGTAACCCCAATATTCAAGACGCCCATCGGATGGTTCAGTCACCGTCTGACCCTGATACTTATTGGATACAGCATCATAATGGCGTGTTCCGCACGACCGACGGCGCCAATTCATGGCAGGAAGTAACCGGTATTCAGCCCGCAAAATTTGGTTTCGCGGTCGTCGTTCATCCCAGGCAGCCTGAGACCGCCTGGTTTGTTCCCGGTGTCAAAGATGAGTGCCGCGTGCCTGTGGACGGAGAGTTTGTGGTTGCCCGCACGATCGACGGCGGCGTGACAACAGAAGTACTCACCAAAGGCCTACCCGGGAAACAGAGTTTTGACATCGTGTATCGACACGCGTTAGACATCGATGAAACGGGCGATGTCCTTGCCGTTGGATCCACGACGGGCAATCTCTGGATTTCAGCAAACGGCGGCGATGCATGGCAAGTCATTTCAAATTACCTGCCACCAGTTTATTGTGTGCGGTTTGTGAAATCATAA
- a CDS encoding DUF1501 domain-containing protein, with protein MSRPANSIQVTQSRRSFLQAGFLTLGGLGLSDLLRLREASASPAKTTPDTSVILIWLQGGPSHMETYDMKPNAPVEYRGEFNPIHTNVPGIDICEHLPLHAKVADRFTIIRSISHGFANHAGGAGRFLSGRDPLRPLEPISQFPTIGPIVSKMRDHVNNGLPNYIGNQPRVHGGGSSYLGESALPFVVGSDPNLPNFRVPNITIDDKLKDRLDDRVTLLTSFDQMRRDLDQNGSLKSIDKFNTRALEMLTSDRARNAFDISQESDATRDKYGRHKWGQRALLARRLVEAGSSFVTMQMQNPGVKGCAGNWDIHAVNGHLYDDLRGRLPIFDRAVSALIEDIYERGLDKKVMVIVSGEFGRTPRINPQKGTRSKVMQPGRDHWPGSMSVLVSGGGMKMGQVIGSTTSNGAYAKDNKLDPNDLLSTVYRFLGIDQNHAFLDHSGRPMPILPKGKPIVELS; from the coding sequence ATGAGTCGTCCCGCAAACTCGATCCAGGTAACTCAATCAAGGCGTTCTTTCCTCCAGGCAGGATTTCTCACGCTGGGTGGTTTGGGATTAAGCGATTTACTCCGGCTGCGAGAGGCCTCTGCTTCTCCTGCGAAGACCACGCCGGATACCTCGGTGATTCTCATTTGGTTGCAGGGTGGCCCGAGCCATATGGAAACCTACGATATGAAGCCAAACGCGCCGGTGGAATATCGAGGAGAATTCAATCCGATTCATACCAACGTTCCGGGCATCGATATCTGCGAACACTTACCCTTGCATGCGAAGGTGGCAGACCGCTTCACCATCATCCGTTCCATCTCACACGGCTTTGCCAATCATGCCGGTGGTGCAGGGCGGTTTCTTTCAGGCCGTGATCCGTTAAGACCACTCGAGCCGATTTCGCAATTTCCGACGATCGGTCCCATCGTTTCTAAAATGCGCGATCATGTGAATAACGGACTTCCGAATTATATCGGAAATCAACCGCGCGTGCATGGCGGCGGAAGTTCCTATCTGGGTGAGTCGGCTTTACCATTCGTGGTCGGTTCCGACCCGAACCTTCCCAACTTTCGGGTGCCGAACATCACCATCGACGATAAGCTCAAGGACCGCCTTGATGATCGGGTGACGCTGCTCACTTCATTCGACCAGATGCGCCGCGACCTCGACCAGAACGGTTCGCTAAAGTCCATCGACAAGTTCAACACGCGTGCTCTGGAAATGTTGACCAGTGATCGCGCCCGTAACGCATTCGACATCTCGCAGGAAAGTGACGCCACCCGCGATAAATACGGTCGTCACAAATGGGGCCAGCGTGCTCTGCTGGCCCGTCGACTGGTTGAAGCCGGTAGCAGTTTCGTGACAATGCAGATGCAGAACCCGGGGGTCAAAGGCTGTGCCGGCAACTGGGATATTCACGCGGTGAATGGTCACCTGTATGACGATCTGCGAGGCCGCCTCCCGATCTTCGATCGTGCCGTTTCCGCTTTGATTGAAGATATCTACGAACGGGGCCTGGATAAAAAAGTGATGGTGATTGTCTCGGGCGAATTTGGTCGTACGCCGCGCATCAACCCGCAAAAAGGAACCCGTTCCAAAGTCATGCAGCCTGGTCGCGACCACTGGCCTGGTTCAATGTCAGTCCTGGTTTCGGGCGGCGGCATGAAAATGGGCCAGGTTATCGGTTCAACTACCTCAAACGGCGCATACGCCAAAGACAACAAACTGGATCCGAACGATCTACTCTCCACCGTCTATCGTTTCCTGGGCATTGATCAGAACCACGCCTTCCTCGACCACAGCGGCCGCCCCATGCCGATTCTCCCCAAGGGAAAACCAATCGTCGAGCTATCCTGA
- the ilvB gene encoding biosynthetic-type acetolactate synthase large subunit, whose product MATANEKETQTTTINGAEILVQALVRQGVKTIFAYPGGCSMPLHQALIKYKDDIRTLLPRHEQGGGFAAQGIARTTGEVGVCMATSGPGATNLVTALADAKLDSIPMVAITGQVPQAVIGSDAFQETPMVEISRAITKHHYMVTDVKDVARIVKEAFFIANTGRPGPVLIDFPKDCQLATLDEEPDYDPEPYLPGYRPELRKAAPEQIRQILAAIKRSKKPMLYVGGGAIISDASEELVKFAHRTNIPVTTTVMGLGVFPGDDPLCLDMLGMHGTVYANYAVNEADLLLAFGVRFDDRVTGKLEEFAKHGKIVHVDIDPSELQKNKEAHIPINADLKHVLHSLNEAITDDDLPQVDSWLAQVKAWKEKYPLKYPELGDVLSQQYAIHELWNQTKDKDPYITVGVGQHQMWAAQFYKFNKPRHWLSSSGLGTMGFGLPAAMGVQAQFPDSLVVDIDGDGSMLMNVQEMATLHTEKLPVKILLLNNQHLGMVVQWEDRFMDGRRAHTYLGPVHHPEAEGKGDGSHAEETYPDFVSIAKGFGLQAKQVRSKAEFPKALAEMLAADGPYLLDVICTYQEHVLPMIPSGGTVNDIIIE is encoded by the coding sequence GTGGCCACTGCCAACGAAAAAGAGACGCAAACTACGACAATCAATGGCGCTGAGATTCTGGTTCAGGCATTGGTGCGGCAGGGCGTGAAGACGATCTTTGCATATCCCGGCGGCTGTAGCATGCCCCTGCATCAGGCATTGATTAAATATAAAGACGACATTCGAACTCTGCTGCCTCGTCACGAACAGGGTGGCGGTTTTGCTGCCCAGGGAATTGCCCGCACCACAGGTGAAGTCGGAGTCTGCATGGCGACCAGTGGTCCCGGTGCAACCAACCTCGTGACCGCGCTGGCTGATGCGAAGCTGGACAGCATCCCCATGGTGGCAATTACCGGACAGGTACCACAGGCTGTCATCGGCAGCGATGCGTTTCAGGAAACGCCGATGGTTGAAATTTCCCGGGCAATCACCAAACATCATTACATGGTGACCGATGTGAAAGATGTCGCCCGGATTGTGAAGGAAGCCTTTTTCATCGCGAATACCGGCCGTCCCGGCCCGGTTCTAATCGACTTCCCGAAAGACTGCCAGTTGGCCACGCTCGATGAAGAGCCGGATTACGATCCCGAGCCTTATCTGCCCGGTTATCGTCCTGAATTGCGTAAAGCGGCCCCAGAACAGATTCGTCAGATTCTGGCAGCTATCAAACGCTCCAAAAAACCGATGCTCTATGTTGGTGGTGGAGCGATCATTTCCGACGCTTCTGAAGAGCTGGTTAAGTTTGCCCACCGCACAAATATTCCTGTGACCACGACTGTAATGGGACTGGGAGTATTCCCCGGCGATGATCCGTTGTGCCTGGACATGCTGGGGATGCATGGAACAGTCTACGCGAACTATGCCGTCAATGAAGCCGACTTGCTGCTGGCCTTTGGTGTGCGGTTTGATGACCGTGTTACCGGAAAACTGGAAGAGTTCGCCAAGCATGGCAAGATCGTGCACGTTGATATCGATCCTTCCGAATTACAGAAAAACAAAGAAGCCCACATTCCGATCAACGCAGACTTGAAACATGTTCTGCATTCGTTGAACGAAGCCATTACCGATGACGACCTGCCTCAGGTTGACAGCTGGCTGGCTCAGGTCAAAGCGTGGAAAGAAAAGTACCCGCTGAAATATCCGGAACTGGGCGACGTACTCTCGCAGCAGTATGCGATTCACGAGCTCTGGAACCAGACCAAAGACAAAGACCCGTACATCACCGTTGGCGTTGGTCAGCATCAGATGTGGGCGGCACAGTTCTATAAGTTCAACAAACCGCGTCACTGGCTCAGTAGTTCTGGCCTGGGAACGATGGGCTTTGGTCTGCCCGCCGCGATGGGAGTGCAGGCACAGTTCCCGGATTCGCTGGTAGTCGACATTGACGGCGACGGTTCGATGCTGATGAACGTGCAGGAAATGGCCACGCTGCATACGGAAAAACTGCCGGTTAAAATTCTGCTGCTGAATAACCAGCACCTGGGAATGGTGGTTCAGTGGGAAGACCGTTTCATGGATGGGCGTCGCGCTCATACCTATCTCGGCCCCGTGCATCACCCCGAAGCAGAAGGCAAAGGCGATGGTTCGCATGCCGAGGAAACCTATCCGGACTTCGTCTCGATCGCCAAAGGTTTTGGCCTCCAGGCAAAACAGGTTCGTTCAAAAGCAGAGTTCCCGAAAGCACTGGCAGAAATGCTGGCGGCAGACGGCCCTTATCTATTGGACGTCATCTGCACCTACCAGGAACATGTGTTACCAATGATTCCCAGTGGCGGCACCGTGAACGACATCATTATTGAGTGA